A stretch of Ranitomeya variabilis isolate aRanVar5 chromosome 3, aRanVar5.hap1, whole genome shotgun sequence DNA encodes these proteins:
- the LOC143817910 gene encoding putative gastrointestinal growth factor xP1, whose amino-acid sequence MNYKVFCLFAIALIVGSSMSVNGQNGPSEDECSFDATLRENCGDPGITEQQCTERNCCYNANDPYAAWCFYPRKVDECEF is encoded by the exons ATGAACTACAAAGTGTTTTGCTTATTTGCCATCGCCCTCATCGTTGGGTCTTCCATGTCTGTAAATGGGCAGAATGGGCCAA GTGAAGATGAATGCTCTTTTGACGCAACTTTAAGAGAAAATTGTGGAGATCCCGGCATCACGGAACAACAATGTACGGAGAGGAATTGCTGTTATAACGCTAATGACCCATATGCCGCTTGGTGCTTCTATCCTCGCAAAGTTGATG AATGCGAGTTTTAA